TCCGGCCGCATCGGACCCCGCCCACCCGTGCCACCCGTGGCGCGACGGGTCATGTTCGCCATCGTCGCCGCCGCCCTGTTCGTGTTCGTCGTCATACCGTGGCTCGTGAGCTTCGCCACCGACTGGCTCTGGTTCCGCCAGCTCGGGTTCACGACAGTGTACGTGACGTCGCTCACGTGGCACATCGTCCTGTTCGTGCTCGGCGGCGTCGTCTCCTACGCGGTGCTCGCGGGCAATTTCCGGCTCGCCGCGCGCCGCACCGGGAAGGCACCCACGCTCTACACGCAGCGCACGTCACAGGAACTGGTGGATGTGTCCGGCCTGATCATGCGGCTCTCGTGGGTCGTACCGTTAGTCATCGCGTTCCTGATCGGCGTCTACATGGCGGCCAACTGGATGACCTACGTCCAGGCATTCCACGGCGCGCACGTTGGCACATCCGATCCGCTCTTCGGACGGGACATCAGCTTCTACATGTTCCGCTTGCCCGCCCTGTCCGATGTGTTGGGGCTCGCGGTCGTGCTCGTGATCTTGTCGCTCGTCGGCGCCGGCGCCGTGTACGCGCTGCGCGGCCAGATCCCGCTCGGCTCGCATCACGGGCCCGCCGACCGCGGGGCCGAGGTGCATCTCGCGGCGCTCGCGGCCGTGCTTGCGCTGCTGTTTGCCGCGCAGCTGTGGATCGTCAACACCTCCGAGCTGCTGTACTCGACCACCGGTCCGTTAGTCGGCGCGAGCTATACCGATGTGCACATCGTCCTGCCGGCCACACGGCTGTCGGCCATCGTCGCGCTGATCGCCATGGGACTCGTGATTTACGGCGCGGTGCGCGGCCGGACGCTCCGGTGGCTGGCGATTGCAGCGATCCTCTATGCCGCTGTCGGCATCGTGGGCCGAGGGATTCTGCCGCTGGCGGTGCAGAAGCTGGTCGTCGTGCCGAACGAGTTGGACAAGGAGACGCCGTACCTCCGGTATCACATCGCGGCGACGCGCGCCGCCTGGGGACTCGACGATGTGCAGACGCGCTCGTTGAGCGGCGAGGCGACGCTCACCATGGCCGACATCAAGGCCAACGTGCCGACCATCAACAACGTGCGGCTCTGGGAACGCGATCTCCTCCAGCAGACCTTCAAACAGCTGCAGGAAATCCGCACGTACTATGACTTCATGTCGGTGAACGACGACCGCTACGTCATCGACGGCGACTACCGGCAGGTGCACCTCTCGGTGCGCGAGCTCAACTCGTCGTCTCTGCCCACGCAGACGTTCATCAACAACCGGCTGACTTTCACACACGGCATGGGCATCACCATGGCGCCCGTGAACCAGGTGACCGACGAAGGGCTGCCGGTGCTGTTCATCAAGGACGTGCCGCCCGTGTCGACCGTGAACATCAAGGTCACGCAGCCGCAGATCTACTACGGTCAGGCCGCGGAGCAGTACGTGTTCGTGGACACGAAGCAGAAGGAGTTCGATTACCCGTTAGGCGAACAGAACATCTACACCTCGTATTCGGGCACCGGCGGGGTCCCGGTCGGCTCCTTCCTGCGCCGGGCGCTCTACGCCATGCAGTTCGGGTCGCTGCAGATCCTGTTCTCCGACGACATCACCGGCGCCGCACGGATCATGTACCACCGCAACATCATGGACCGTGTTTCCACGGCGCTGCCGTTCCTGTCGTTCGACAGCGAGCCGTACATCGTCGTCACCGACGATGGCAAACTGAAATGGGTCCTCGACGGTTATACCACGAACGGCGGCTATCCGTACGCCAAGCCGGTGCAGGACATCGACTACATGCGCAACAGCGTCAAGGTGACCATCGACGCATTCTCCGGCGCGCTCACGGCGTACGTCATCGACCCGAATGACCCAGTGATCCGCACGTACGAGAATATTTTCTCCGGGATCTTCCAACCGATGTCGAAGATGCCCGCCGACATCAAACGCCACATGCGCTATCCCGGACAGCTGTTCCGCATCCAGGCCGCGCTCCAGGCGACGTACCACATGGACGATCCGGTTGCGTTCTATCACCGCGAGGATCAGTGGGACATTCCCGAGCCGGAGCAGCAGAACAATGGCACGCCGTACATGCGGCACATGATCATGCGCCTGCCCGGTGAGCAGAAGGAGGAGTTCATCTACATGACGCCCTTCACGCCTCGCGGGAAGGACAACCTGGCAGCGTGGATGGTGGCGCGCATGGACGGCGCGCACTACGGCCAGCTGATGGTGTATCGGTTCCCGAAGCAGAGCCTCGTGTACGGACCGAAGCAGATTGTGAACCGCATCAATCAGGACACCGACATCTCGCGCCAGATCACGCTGTGGGACCAGCGCGGTTCGGAGGTGATCCGCGGCGAGCTGTTGGTCATCCCGATCGAGGAGTCATTGATCTACGTGCAGCCGCTTTTTCTGCGTGCGGCGGGCGGATCGATTCCCGAAATGAAGCGGGTGGTAGTGGCGAGCGGCGATCGCGTGGTGATGGGCGAGACGCTCGACCAGGCGCTCGACGCGATGTTCGGCAACGGCGCGACGATCGCGGTGTCGGCGCAGCAGGCGGAGGGCACGGCCGCCGCGCCGCCGCCTAACGGCAAGGCGCCGGCGCCATCCGCGGGCGTCGCGTCGCTGATCGAACAGGCGCAGTCGCACTACGATCGGGCGATCGCCGCGCAGCGCGCCGGAGACTGGTCGGCATACGGCAAGCAGATCGACTCGCTCGGCGCCGTGCTCACGCAGTTGCGCTCGCATCATCCATAGTTAGTGATTGCCGCTGTTGCTCGTTCCCGCCCACATCCATCCTCGAGGTTCGCTCGATGTCGCGCTCCATCCGCACTGCCCTGCGCCTGGCCACGGCCGTCCCGCTCCTCGTGGCCATCGCTGTCTCGGCGCACGCTCAGCAATCGAAATCACGAGCCAGGAAGTCAGAGAAAGCTGCGAATGCGGCGGAGGCGGCCAACGGCGCCGCCCCCGACTCTGCCTTTCTTGCGACGCTCAAGTGGCGTTTCATCGGCCCCGAAGGCAATCGCACCGACGCGATCGCGGGCGTGCCCGGCGATCCGAACACGTACTACGCCGGCGCCGCAAGCGGCGGCGTTTGGAAGAGCACTGACGGCGGAGCGCACTGGACGCCGATTTTCGACGATCAGCCGGTGCAATCCATCGGATCGATCGCGGTCGCGCCGTCCGATCCCAATGTCGTGTACGTCGGCACCGGCGAGCCGTATTTGCGGAGCCACGTGTCGGTCGGCTGGGGCATGTTCCGGTCGACGGACGCCGGCAAAACATGGTCGCGCGCGGGACTCGAGAACACGGGACGCATCTCGCGCATCACCATCGATCCATCCGATCCCAACCGTGTATA
This sequence is a window from Gemmatimonadaceae bacterium. Protein-coding genes within it:
- a CDS encoding UPF0182 family protein, coding for MARRVMFAIVAAALFVFVVIPWLVSFATDWLWFRQLGFTTVYVTSLTWHIVLFVLGGVVSYAVLAGNFRLAARRTGKAPTLYTQRTSQELVDVSGLIMRLSWVVPLVIAFLIGVYMAANWMTYVQAFHGAHVGTSDPLFGRDISFYMFRLPALSDVLGLAVVLVILSLVGAGAVYALRGQIPLGSHHGPADRGAEVHLAALAAVLALLFAAQLWIVNTSELLYSTTGPLVGASYTDVHIVLPATRLSAIVALIAMGLVIYGAVRGRTLRWLAIAAILYAAVGIVGRGILPLAVQKLVVVPNELDKETPYLRYHIAATRAAWGLDDVQTRSLSGEATLTMADIKANVPTINNVRLWERDLLQQTFKQLQEIRTYYDFMSVNDDRYVIDGDYRQVHLSVRELNSSSLPTQTFINNRLTFTHGMGITMAPVNQVTDEGLPVLFIKDVPPVSTVNIKVTQPQIYYGQAAEQYVFVDTKQKEFDYPLGEQNIYTSYSGTGGVPVGSFLRRALYAMQFGSLQILFSDDITGAARIMYHRNIMDRVSTALPFLSFDSEPYIVVTDDGKLKWVLDGYTTNGGYPYAKPVQDIDYMRNSVKVTIDAFSGALTAYVIDPNDPVIRTYENIFSGIFQPMSKMPADIKRHMRYPGQLFRIQAALQATYHMDDPVAFYHREDQWDIPEPEQQNNGTPYMRHMIMRLPGEQKEEFIYMTPFTPRGKDNLAAWMVARMDGAHYGQLMVYRFPKQSLVYGPKQIVNRINQDTDISRQITLWDQRGSEVIRGELLVIPIEESLIYVQPLFLRAAGGSIPEMKRVVVASGDRVVMGETLDQALDAMFGNGATIAVSAQQAEGTAAAPPPNGKAPAPSAGVASLIEQAQSHYDRAIAAQRAGDWSAYGKQIDSLGAVLTQLRSHHP